The sequence TATTAAAATGTCAATGAACTAAATGATTGCCTAAAATGTCAATGAATCAGTGAATGTCCCTTCACTAAGAACCTTCACAAATACAGTTATGCGTAGGTCCACTTTGTGTCTTGCTTGATTGCCTCTTCTTCCTGCTCACTAAAATCATTCTCCGTCTTAAACATCTGCCGCACTTCTTCCGCACTTTTGTGTTTCAGAAACTCTGCAGCGGCCTTACATACCAAACGAAATAGATCTTCGATTTTCAGAAAATTCGCAGCCAAAAGAATTTGGCAGAAGGTCGCCTGATTTTTATCCGCAGCAAGAGCTTTGTCAGCGAATTCATTATCCCATACCTTCACATCGTCTACTGGTATACTGTTGGATTTTGCATGAGCATGGAATTTACAGTAG is a genomic window of Cryptomeria japonica chromosome 7, Sugi_1.0, whole genome shotgun sequence containing:
- the LOC131035443 gene encoding SKP1-like protein 12, which produces MGANTVTFRLFRDEEVYEDFEVEKMAAIESVVVKTFIDRHTGMEPLRIPIPYDNIKSRKVLEMVLDYCKFHAHAKSNSIPVDDVKVWDNEFADKALAADKNQATFCQILLAANFLKIEDLFRLVCKAAAEFLKHKSAEEVRQMFKTENDFSEQEEEAIKQDTKWTYA